A stretch of Alligator mississippiensis isolate rAllMis1 chromosome 14, rAllMis1, whole genome shotgun sequence DNA encodes these proteins:
- the STRIP1 gene encoding striatin-interacting protein 1 isoform X2 produces MEPGGFVGPGPLAANNKPRSGPAPAPGPGPGPGPGPGPGPGPGPGPAQGPGLAGGKGREFNRNQRKDSEGYSESPDLEFEYADTDKWAAELSELYSYTEGPEFQLNRKCFEEDFRVHVHDKKWTELDNNQHRTHAMRLLDGLEVTAREKRLKVARAILYVAQGTFGECGSEAEVQAWMRYNVFLLLEVGTFNALVELLNMEIDNSAACSSAVRKPAISLADSTDLRVLLNIMYLIVETVRQECEGDKVEWKTMRQTFRAELGAPLYNNEPFSVMLFGMVTKFCSGHAPHFPMKKVLLLLWKTVLCTLGGFEELQSMKAEKREMLGLPPLPEDSIKVIRNMRAASPPASASDLIEQQQKRGRREHKALIKQDNLDAFNERDPYKADDSREEEEENDDDNSLEGETFPLERDEVMPPPIQHPPTDRITCPKGLPWAPKVREKDIEMFLESSRSKFIGYTLGSDTNTVVGLPRPIHESIRTLKQHKYTSIAEVQVQMEEEYLRSPLSGGEEEVEQVPAEILYQGLLPSLPQYMIALLKILLAAAPTSKAKTDSINILADVLPEEMPTTVLQSMKLGVDVNRHKEIIVKAISAVLLLLLKHFKLNHIYQFEYMAQHLVFANCIPLILKFFNQNIMSYITAKNSISVLDYPYCVVHELPELTAESLEAGDNNQFCWRNLFSCINLLRILNKLTKWKHSRTMMLVVFKSAPILKRALKVKQAMMQLYVLKLLKVQTKYLGRQWRKSNMKTMSAIYQKVRHRLNDDWAYGNDLDARPWDFQAEECALRASIERFNSRRYDRAHSNPDFLPVDNCLQSVLGQRVELPEDFQMNYDLWLEREVFSRPISWEELLQ; encoded by the exons ATGGAGCCTGGCGGCTTCGTGGGGCCGGGGCCGCTGGCGGCCAACAACAAGCCGCGCAGCGGCCCGGCACCGGcaccggggccggggccggggcctggTCCGGGTCCAggcccaggtccaggtccaggcccaggcccagcgcAGGGCCCGGGCCTGGCAGGCGGGAAGGGCCGCGAGTTCAACCGCAACCAGCGCAAGGACTCGGAG GGCTATTCCGAATCCCCAGACTTGGAGTTTGAATATGCAGATACCGATAAATGGGCTGCGGAGTTATCTG AACTGTACAGCTACACTGAAGGCCCAGAATTCCAGCTGAACCGAAAGTGCTTTGAGGAAGACTTTAGGGTCCATG TGCATGATAAAAAATGGACCGAGCTGGACAACAATCAGCACCGGACTCATGCCATGCGGCTCCTCGATGGGCTGGAGGTCACTGCCAGGGAGAAAAGGCTCAAGGTAGCCCGGGCCATCCTCTATGTTGCACAAG GCACCTTTGGAGAGTGTGGCTCTGAAGCAGAGGTTCAGGCCTGGATGCGATACAATGTTTTCTTGCTGCTGGAAGTTGGTACCTTCAATGCTCTGGTGGAGCTTCTGAACATGGAAATTGA CaacagtgcagcatgcagcagtgcAGTGAGGAAGCCTGCCATCTCCCTGGCTGATAGCACAGACTTGAG GGTGCTACTGAATATCATGTACCTGATTGTGGAGACCGTCCGGCAGGAGTGCGAGGGAGACAAGGTGGAGTGGAAAACTATGAGGCAGACCTTCCGTGCAGAGCTAG GTGCCCCGCTGTATAACAATGAGCCATTTTCCGTCATGCTTTTTGGCATGGTGACCAAATTCTGCAGTGGTCACGCCCCTCACTTCCCTATGAAGAAGGTCTTGCTGCTGCTCTGGAAGACTGTACTG TGCACTCTAGGAGGCTTTGAGGAGCTACAAAGCATGAAGGCAGAGAAACGGGAGATGCTGGGCCTCCCACCACTTCCGGAGGACAGCATCAAAGTGATCCGCAACATGAGGGCTGCATCCCCACCAGCATCAGCCTCTGACCTCATTGAACAGCAGCAGAAGCGAGGGCGGAGGGAGCATAAG GCCCTGATTAAGCAGGACAACCTAGATGCCTTCAATGAGCGGGACCCTTATAAAGCTGATGACTCCcgtgaggaagaagaggaaaatgATGATGATAACAGCCTTGAGGGCGAGACCTTCCCCCTTGAACGAGACGAAGTTATGCCTCCACCCATCCAGCACCCTCCGACTGACCGTATCACTTGCCCAaaggggctgccctgggcccccAAGGTCAG AGAGAAGGACATTGAGATGTTTCTGGAATCCAGTCGCAGCAAATTCATTGGTTACACCCTGGGGAG TGACACAAACACCGTTGTAGGATTGCCTAGGCCCATCCATGAGAGCATTCGGACCCTGAAACAG CACAAGTACACATCGATTGCAGAAGTCCAGGTTCAGATGGAGGAGGAGTATCTTCGCTCCCCACTCTCTGGG ggggaagaggaagtggaGCAAGTCCCGGCAGAAATCCTGTACCAGGGgctcctccccagcctgccccagtaCATG ATTGCTCTGCTCAagatcctgctggctgcagcccccacctccaAGGCCAAGACAGATTCCATCAACATTCTGGCAGATGTCCTGCCTGAGGAGATGCC AACCACGGTGCTGCAGAGTATGAAGCTGGGGGTGGATGTGAATCGCCACAAAGAGATCATTGTCAAGGCCATCtctgctgtcctgctgctgctcctcaagCACTTCAAATTGAATCACATCTACCAA TTTGAGTACATGGCCCAGCACCTGGTGTTTGCCAACTGCATCCCGCTCATCCTCAAGTTCTTCAATCAGAACATCATGTCCTACATCACTGCCAAGAACAG TATCTCTGTCTTGGATTACCCCTACTGCGTGGTGCATGAGCTCCCGGAGCTGACAGCAGAGAGTCTG GAAGCAGGTGACAACAATCAGTTTTGCTGGCGGAACCTGTTCTCCTGCATCAACCTCCTGCGGATCCTGAATAAGCTGACAAAATGGAAACATTCCCGCACCATG ATGCTGGTTGTGTTCAAGTCGGCTCCCATCCTGAAACGTGCCCTGAAGGTGAAACAGGCTATGATGCAGCTCTACGTCCTGAAGCTGCTCAAGGTGCAGACCAAGTACTTGGGGCGGCAGTGGAGGAAAAGTAATATGAAGACCATGTCTGCGATCTACCAGAAAGTGCGGCACCGCCTCAACGATGACTGGGCCTATGGAAACG ATCTGGATGCACGCCCCTGGGACTTCCAAGCCGAGGAGTGTGCTCTACGAGCCAGCATCGAGCGCTTCAACTCCCGGCGCTACGACCGGGCGCACAGCAACCCTGACTTCCTGCCTGTGGATAACTGTTTACAAAGTGTGCTGGGCCAGCGCGTGGAGCTGCCTGAGGACTTCCAGATGAACTATGATCTGTGGCTGGAAAGGGAAGTCTTCTCCAGACCCATCTCCTGGGAAGAACTGCTGCAGTGA
- the STRIP1 gene encoding striatin-interacting protein 1 isoform X1 → MEPGGFVGPGPLAANNKPRSGPAPAPGPGPGPGPGPGPGPGPGPGPAQGPGLAGGKGREFNRNQRKDSEGYSESPDLEFEYADTDKWAAELSELYSYTEGPEFQLNRKCFEEDFRVHVHDKKWTELDNNQHRTHAMRLLDGLEVTAREKRLKVARAILYVAQGTFGECGSEAEVQAWMRYNVFLLLEVGTFNALVELLNMEIDNSAACSSAVRKPAISLADSTDLRVLLNIMYLIVETVRQECEGDKVEWKTMRQTFRAELGAPLYNNEPFSVMLFGMVTKFCSGHAPHFPMKKVLLLLWKTVLCTLGGFEELQSMKAEKREMLGLPPLPEDSIKVIRNMRAASPPASASDLIEQQQKRGRREHKALIKQDNLDAFNERDPYKADDSREEEEENDDDNSLEGETFPLERDEVMPPPIQHPPTDRITCPKGLPWAPKVREKDIEMFLESSRSKFIGYTLGRKGACQTRHAVYLSLFSDTNTVVGLPRPIHESIRTLKQHKYTSIAEVQVQMEEEYLRSPLSGGEEEVEQVPAEILYQGLLPSLPQYMIALLKILLAAAPTSKAKTDSINILADVLPEEMPTTVLQSMKLGVDVNRHKEIIVKAISAVLLLLLKHFKLNHIYQFEYMAQHLVFANCIPLILKFFNQNIMSYITAKNSISVLDYPYCVVHELPELTAESLEAGDNNQFCWRNLFSCINLLRILNKLTKWKHSRTMMLVVFKSAPILKRALKVKQAMMQLYVLKLLKVQTKYLGRQWRKSNMKTMSAIYQKVRHRLNDDWAYGNDLDARPWDFQAEECALRASIERFNSRRYDRAHSNPDFLPVDNCLQSVLGQRVELPEDFQMNYDLWLEREVFSRPISWEELLQ, encoded by the exons ATGGAGCCTGGCGGCTTCGTGGGGCCGGGGCCGCTGGCGGCCAACAACAAGCCGCGCAGCGGCCCGGCACCGGcaccggggccggggccggggcctggTCCGGGTCCAggcccaggtccaggtccaggcccaggcccagcgcAGGGCCCGGGCCTGGCAGGCGGGAAGGGCCGCGAGTTCAACCGCAACCAGCGCAAGGACTCGGAG GGCTATTCCGAATCCCCAGACTTGGAGTTTGAATATGCAGATACCGATAAATGGGCTGCGGAGTTATCTG AACTGTACAGCTACACTGAAGGCCCAGAATTCCAGCTGAACCGAAAGTGCTTTGAGGAAGACTTTAGGGTCCATG TGCATGATAAAAAATGGACCGAGCTGGACAACAATCAGCACCGGACTCATGCCATGCGGCTCCTCGATGGGCTGGAGGTCACTGCCAGGGAGAAAAGGCTCAAGGTAGCCCGGGCCATCCTCTATGTTGCACAAG GCACCTTTGGAGAGTGTGGCTCTGAAGCAGAGGTTCAGGCCTGGATGCGATACAATGTTTTCTTGCTGCTGGAAGTTGGTACCTTCAATGCTCTGGTGGAGCTTCTGAACATGGAAATTGA CaacagtgcagcatgcagcagtgcAGTGAGGAAGCCTGCCATCTCCCTGGCTGATAGCACAGACTTGAG GGTGCTACTGAATATCATGTACCTGATTGTGGAGACCGTCCGGCAGGAGTGCGAGGGAGACAAGGTGGAGTGGAAAACTATGAGGCAGACCTTCCGTGCAGAGCTAG GTGCCCCGCTGTATAACAATGAGCCATTTTCCGTCATGCTTTTTGGCATGGTGACCAAATTCTGCAGTGGTCACGCCCCTCACTTCCCTATGAAGAAGGTCTTGCTGCTGCTCTGGAAGACTGTACTG TGCACTCTAGGAGGCTTTGAGGAGCTACAAAGCATGAAGGCAGAGAAACGGGAGATGCTGGGCCTCCCACCACTTCCGGAGGACAGCATCAAAGTGATCCGCAACATGAGGGCTGCATCCCCACCAGCATCAGCCTCTGACCTCATTGAACAGCAGCAGAAGCGAGGGCGGAGGGAGCATAAG GCCCTGATTAAGCAGGACAACCTAGATGCCTTCAATGAGCGGGACCCTTATAAAGCTGATGACTCCcgtgaggaagaagaggaaaatgATGATGATAACAGCCTTGAGGGCGAGACCTTCCCCCTTGAACGAGACGAAGTTATGCCTCCACCCATCCAGCACCCTCCGACTGACCGTATCACTTGCCCAaaggggctgccctgggcccccAAGGTCAG AGAGAAGGACATTGAGATGTTTCTGGAATCCAGTCGCAGCAAATTCATTGGTTACACCCTGGGGAG GAAGGGCGCTTGTCAGACTCGGCATGCAGTCTACCTCTCTCTCTTCAGTGACACAAACACCGTTGTAGGATTGCCTAGGCCCATCCATGAGAGCATTCGGACCCTGAAACAG CACAAGTACACATCGATTGCAGAAGTCCAGGTTCAGATGGAGGAGGAGTATCTTCGCTCCCCACTCTCTGGG ggggaagaggaagtggaGCAAGTCCCGGCAGAAATCCTGTACCAGGGgctcctccccagcctgccccagtaCATG ATTGCTCTGCTCAagatcctgctggctgcagcccccacctccaAGGCCAAGACAGATTCCATCAACATTCTGGCAGATGTCCTGCCTGAGGAGATGCC AACCACGGTGCTGCAGAGTATGAAGCTGGGGGTGGATGTGAATCGCCACAAAGAGATCATTGTCAAGGCCATCtctgctgtcctgctgctgctcctcaagCACTTCAAATTGAATCACATCTACCAA TTTGAGTACATGGCCCAGCACCTGGTGTTTGCCAACTGCATCCCGCTCATCCTCAAGTTCTTCAATCAGAACATCATGTCCTACATCACTGCCAAGAACAG TATCTCTGTCTTGGATTACCCCTACTGCGTGGTGCATGAGCTCCCGGAGCTGACAGCAGAGAGTCTG GAAGCAGGTGACAACAATCAGTTTTGCTGGCGGAACCTGTTCTCCTGCATCAACCTCCTGCGGATCCTGAATAAGCTGACAAAATGGAAACATTCCCGCACCATG ATGCTGGTTGTGTTCAAGTCGGCTCCCATCCTGAAACGTGCCCTGAAGGTGAAACAGGCTATGATGCAGCTCTACGTCCTGAAGCTGCTCAAGGTGCAGACCAAGTACTTGGGGCGGCAGTGGAGGAAAAGTAATATGAAGACCATGTCTGCGATCTACCAGAAAGTGCGGCACCGCCTCAACGATGACTGGGCCTATGGAAACG ATCTGGATGCACGCCCCTGGGACTTCCAAGCCGAGGAGTGTGCTCTACGAGCCAGCATCGAGCGCTTCAACTCCCGGCGCTACGACCGGGCGCACAGCAACCCTGACTTCCTGCCTGTGGATAACTGTTTACAAAGTGTGCTGGGCCAGCGCGTGGAGCTGCCTGAGGACTTCCAGATGAACTATGATCTGTGGCTGGAAAGGGAAGTCTTCTCCAGACCCATCTCCTGGGAAGAACTGCTGCAGTGA